From Thermosipho africanus Ob7, the proteins below share one genomic window:
- a CDS encoding proton-conducting transporter membrane subunit, with amino-acid sequence MISITNLILVFLFGSLISYLLTKTNKVLGSIFNFLISSYALFYVWNVNVGKTEKLFNVFGDIESSLKVTYLGKFFAIVSFLVLAFVSFFIIDWIRSNSKNSAAFNAFYLLMAGGSLGVFFANDLITLYIFWEIAVLGSFLIIPMGNKDSKKAAINYAVMSAIGSYMYLFATFSIFNRYGVISFDRVINKLSNESSTSYIWFIILFISSAGIVKSGIFPLHTWLRKAYGSSPDAFTAAFSGQLSKLGSYVLAISFAVFPTMKLFPQFYHGIPTLNYLLIWLGNISIILGTFMAIRQNDMKQLIAYSSIANGGYILIGLASLDSIGFAGGLFHVFNHAIISVMVFLSFALVILRTGTSKIDEMGGLIWRMPMTFVTYLVGIISLAGIPPTSGFISKWMIFNTLVRKGMFITAAIAFIGSVGSFLYVFRPLAGVFLGQLKKKHYNLKEGSFIMLLPMLLMVALTVLLGVYPKPILDLIVSVETELGIKPLEHSGIIIKTPLGSWNTLTVFIMFAVGFIIALVLYLLFPKAKKVELTNQYTGAEFLYNYDLYHYATGFYRFIERLYDKHPSFEKLYEMVSTFFKSMGDFITGLVYKTGPSGYVFWISIIILIIYWVRW; translated from the coding sequence ATGATTTCTATTACAAATCTAATATTAGTGTTTCTGTTTGGTTCTTTAATTAGTTATCTTTTAACAAAAACGAACAAAGTTTTAGGTTCTATATTTAACTTTCTCATTTCTTCATATGCATTATTCTATGTTTGGAATGTTAATGTTGGAAAAACAGAAAAGTTGTTTAATGTTTTTGGTGATATTGAAAGTTCATTAAAAGTAACATACTTAGGAAAGTTTTTTGCAATTGTTAGTTTTTTAGTATTGGCCTTTGTTTCATTTTTTATAATTGATTGGATAAGATCTAATTCAAAAAATTCTGCAGCTTTTAATGCATTTTATTTGTTAATGGCCGGTGGCTCACTTGGAGTATTTTTTGCAAATGATTTAATAACATTGTATATTTTCTGGGAAATAGCAGTTTTAGGATCATTTTTAATTATCCCTATGGGCAATAAAGATTCAAAAAAGGCTGCTATAAATTATGCAGTTATGAGTGCTATTGGAAGCTATATGTATCTTTTTGCAACTTTTTCGATTTTTAACAGGTATGGAGTAATATCGTTCGACAGAGTAATAAATAAGTTATCTAATGAAAGTTCCACATCATACATTTGGTTTATCATACTATTCATCTCTTCAGCAGGTATAGTAAAAAGTGGTATTTTCCCACTTCACACCTGGCTCAGAAAAGCATATGGTAGTTCTCCAGATGCATTTACTGCAGCTTTTTCTGGTCAATTATCAAAACTAGGCTCATATGTTTTAGCAATATCCTTTGCAGTATTTCCAACAATGAAATTGTTCCCACAATTTTATCATGGTATACCAACTTTAAACTATTTATTAATTTGGCTTGGTAACATTTCTATAATTTTAGGAACGTTTATGGCTATTAGGCAAAATGATATGAAACAGCTTATTGCATACTCCTCGATTGCCAACGGCGGATATATACTAATTGGATTAGCCTCACTTGATAGTATAGGTTTTGCAGGAGGACTTTTCCACGTTTTCAATCACGCTATAATTTCAGTTATGGTATTTTTGTCTTTTGCTTTAGTAATTCTAAGAACAGGTACATCGAAAATTGATGAAATGGGCGGTTTAATTTGGAGAATGCCTATGACCTTTGTAACATATCTTGTAGGAATTATTTCACTTGCAGGAATTCCGCCAACAAGCGGATTTATTTCAAAATGGATGATTTTTAATACTCTAGTTAGAAAAGGAATGTTTATAACCGCAGCAATTGCATTTATTGGAAGTGTAGGTTCATTTTTATACGTTTTCAGGCCTCTTGCAGGTGTATTTTTGGGCCAACTAAAGAAAAAACATTACAATTTAAAAGAAGGATCATTTATAATGTTGTTACCTATGTTGTTAATGGTTGCCTTAACAGTTTTATTGGGAGTTTATCCAAAACCAATACTTGACTTAATTGTTTCTGTTGAAACAGAACTTGGAATTAAACCATTAGAACACTCTGGAATAATAATCAAAACACCTTTAGGTTCATGGAATACTTTAACAGTGTTTATAATGTTTGCTGTTGGATTTATTATTGCACTTGTACTATATCTATTATTCCCAAAAGCAAAAAAGGTAGAACTAACAAATCAATACACAGGAGCAGAATTTCTATACAACTATGACTTGTATCACTATGCAACAGGTTTTTATAGATTTATTGAACGATTATATGATAAACATCCATCATTCGAAAAACTCTATGAAATGGTATCCACTTTCTTTAAATCTATGGGAGATTTTATAACCGGTTTAGTTTACAAGACGGGACCAAGTGGTTATGTATTCTGGATTTCAATAATAATCCTCATAATATATTGGGTGAGGTGGTAA
- a CDS encoding respiratory chain complex I subunit 1 family protein, with the protein MINTILKVMAVLFTGFFVGLTLEGVARKVIARIQRRYGPPWYQNFIDLFKTFSKHGITHGWIFDFGVLMALGGTIATLAFVPLGNLIAFPGLDNVFIILYLWAIGALGMAMGMVGSGNPNASIGVARALTQMMGYEVPYLVVLAGVMFYYKTSSVSALMYSQADKWTLLKMPIGGIIAFVSLMGMLGKKPFDTPIAPAEIASGPMVELSAKYMGFLMLMHTFSIFVEISMFVNIFLGISNYFTFLIKFTIVWILATMISAVLPRFRIEQVVKFYWKVPLSLAFVQVLFVLLGWVF; encoded by the coding sequence ATGATTAATACAATATTAAAAGTTATGGCAGTATTATTTACTGGATTTTTTGTTGGTTTAACTCTAGAAGGGGTTGCAAGAAAAGTAATTGCAAGAATTCAAAGAAGATACGGCCCTCCTTGGTATCAAAACTTTATTGATTTATTTAAAACATTTTCAAAACATGGAATTACCCACGGTTGGATTTTCGATTTTGGAGTTTTAATGGCTTTGGGCGGCACAATTGCTACATTAGCATTTGTTCCACTTGGAAATCTAATTGCATTTCCAGGATTAGACAACGTATTTATCATTCTTTATCTTTGGGCTATAGGTGCACTCGGAATGGCAATGGGAATGGTCGGTTCCGGAAACCCTAATGCAAGTATCGGTGTTGCAAGGGCATTAACACAAATGATGGGATACGAAGTTCCTTATCTAGTTGTTTTAGCAGGTGTAATGTTTTATTACAAGACATCTTCTGTTTCAGCTTTAATGTACTCTCAAGCAGACAAATGGACTTTACTAAAAATGCCTATTGGTGGTATTATAGCTTTTGTTTCATTAATGGGAATGCTTGGTAAAAAACCTTTTGATACACCAATTGCACCTGCAGAAATAGCTTCAGGTCCTATGGTTGAACTTTCTGCAAAATACATGGGATTTTTAATGTTAATGCATACATTTTCAATTTTTGTAGAAATTTCAATGTTTGTAAACATTTTCTTAGGAATAAGTAATTATTTTACATTCCTTATTAAATTTACTATAGTTTGGATTCTAGCTACAATGATTAGTGCCGTATTACCAAGATTTAGAATTGAACAAGTTGTTAAATTTTATTGGAAAGTTCCTTTATCTCTAGCTTTTGTACAAGTATTGTTCGTATTATTAGGATGGGTATTCTAG
- a CDS encoding NuoB/complex I 20 kDa subunit family protein, which produces MKTNERGIWEKIADQLRSKSLWMLYYCTGCGAIELPPSMTSRFDMERFGMGPMATPRQADILFITGYLSTKTLRRVIYTYEMMSEPKYVVGFGSCTLNGGIYYDSYATINKLDNYIPVDLYIAGCMPRPEALLNAFNELMKMIRNGEANGWKKYKENYEWYKKNQIQALGEVFIHDEFHE; this is translated from the coding sequence ATGAAAACAAATGAAAGAGGAATTTGGGAAAAAATAGCTGATCAGCTTCGAAGTAAATCATTATGGATGTTATATTATTGTACAGGTTGTGGAGCAATAGAACTTCCTCCGTCAATGACTTCAAGGTTTGACATGGAAAGATTTGGTATGGGTCCAATGGCTACCCCAAGACAAGCAGATATATTATTTATTACAGGTTATTTAAGTACAAAAACTTTGAGAAGGGTAATTTACACTTACGAAATGATGTCTGAACCAAAATATGTTGTTGGATTTGGTTCCTGTACGTTGAATGGAGGTATTTATTACGATTCTTATGCAACAATCAACAAATTAGACAATTACATTCCAGTAGACTTGTATATTGCTGGATGTATGCCAAGACCAGAAGCTCTACTAAATGCATTTAATGAGTTAATGAAAATGATAAGAAACGGAGAAGCAAATGGATGGAAAAAATACAAAGAGAATTATGAGTGGTACAAAAAAAATCAAATTCAAGCTCTCGGGGAGGTGTTTATACATGACGAATTCCATGAATAA
- a CDS encoding NADH-quinone oxidoreductase subunit D, producing the protein MGEVKLFFGPNHPGMHGNFSVHLYVEGDTVIRARPMPGFLHRGFEKLMERRLWYQNLALIPRICVPEPDINEVVYALAVEKLANVEVPERAQWIRMIVLELARIAVHLMSMAGIGGPIGLYTGPYWGVADRDRILDIFENLTGARIYHMYIIPGGVRKDMTPKVQDMIVKFLDYLESRLPEFENLIFKNRIVQTRLKGIALLDRETAFEMGVTGIGLRATGIPYDIRKIDPYLFYDKVEFEVPTATEGDAFSRVYLKFKEIPQSIRIIRQCLEKMPEGKINVPISEGNALRYRVPKGSVYVHIEASRGEYGYYVVSDGGEKPYRIVVRGASYPQTLYGIEKYLPGTRIEDVPIWLDTMGVCSPEVDR; encoded by the coding sequence ATGGGTGAAGTTAAACTCTTTTTTGGTCCTAATCATCCTGGAATGCATGGAAACTTTAGTGTACATTTGTATGTTGAAGGAGATACGGTAATAAGAGCTAGACCAATGCCTGGCTTCCTTCATAGAGGATTTGAAAAACTAATGGAAAGAAGACTCTGGTACCAAAATCTTGCACTTATACCTAGAATTTGTGTTCCTGAACCTGATATAAATGAAGTTGTTTATGCTTTAGCAGTCGAAAAATTAGCAAATGTTGAAGTTCCTGAAAGGGCTCAATGGATAAGAATGATCGTATTAGAACTAGCTAGAATAGCCGTACATCTAATGAGTATGGCAGGAATTGGTGGCCCTATCGGATTATATACCGGACCTTACTGGGGTGTTGCTGACAGAGACAGAATACTAGATATTTTTGAAAATTTAACTGGAGCACGTATTTATCATATGTATATTATTCCAGGTGGAGTTAGAAAAGATATGACTCCAAAAGTACAAGATATGATAGTAAAATTCCTAGATTATCTGGAAAGCAGACTTCCAGAATTTGAAAATTTAATATTTAAAAATCGAATTGTCCAAACAAGACTTAAAGGAATTGCTTTACTCGATAGAGAAACAGCTTTTGAAATGGGAGTTACTGGTATTGGGCTTAGAGCAACTGGTATTCCATATGATATTAGAAAAATTGATCCATATCTTTTCTATGACAAAGTGGAATTTGAAGTTCCTACTGCAACAGAAGGAGATGCATTTTCAAGAGTATATCTAAAATTCAAAGAAATCCCACAAAGTATTAGAATAATTAGGCAATGTCTTGAAAAAATGCCTGAAGGAAAAATTAATGTTCCAATTAGCGAAGGAAATGCTTTAAGATATCGTGTTCCAAAAGGTTCTGTATACGTTCATATAGAAGCTTCAAGAGGTGAGTATGGATATTACGTAGTATCAGATGGTGGTGAAAAACCTTACAGAATTGTTGTTAGAGGAGCTTCATACCCACAAACTCTATATGGTATTGAAAAATACTTACCTGGAACAAGAATAGAAGATGTTCCAATCTGGCTTGATACTATGGGTGTATGTTCACCTGAGGTTGACAGGTAA
- a CDS encoding FAD-dependent oxidoreductase: MTNKTTPKKEFFAPIKAWKYMFRKPVTIKVPYVKREAAERYRGFHINDWEKCIGCGTCAKICPTDAIRMVEVEGLAQEYGKKPQRPVIDYGRCSFCAMCVDICTTSSLKMTREYIHISPDPEDFIFAPTEKGIHGVDEVPVGWTRDENSELLELDRVEMEMIEGEERSKSFIEYVKGYSKEQAMHEAARCVECGICTDRCPQHMRIPEYIKAIWKDDLKEAVNILLKGDLEQDMLGANPFSSVCGRVCTHKCEEACSIGNRGDAIAIRWLKRYIVDNISSYENVVDYKIEPRNKKVAIVGSGPAGLSAAYFLATMGYEVEVFESLSRPGGVMRYGIPSYRLPDEALDKDIAFIQALGVKIHVGVSVGKDIPLMELKEKFDAVYVSTGFTLGRSTNIPGTEHEDVIQALPLLREIRDFLRGEGPKPKIPKSLVVIGGGNVAMDVARSMARLQMMEYGKVDVKVSSLERTYEEMPADMEEIEEGAEEGVKFYPGWGPIRIIIEDDKVKGVEFKKCLEVFDENRRFNPKFDENKKMVLDADMVVEAIGQAPDYSYLPEELKEKLEFVRGRIVTNEYRQTSIKWLFAGGDIVHGPDIIHGVADGYWAAKGIDEYLRSEVK, from the coding sequence ATGACAAATAAAACAACTCCTAAAAAAGAATTCTTTGCTCCAATAAAAGCTTGGAAATATATGTTTAGAAAACCAGTTACAATAAAAGTTCCATACGTAAAAAGAGAAGCTGCAGAAAGATATAGAGGTTTCCACATAAATGATTGGGAAAAATGTATTGGATGCGGTACTTGTGCAAAAATATGTCCTACAGATGCAATTAGAATGGTTGAAGTAGAGGGATTAGCCCAAGAGTATGGTAAAAAACCACAACGCCCAGTTATTGATTACGGAAGATGTTCATTTTGTGCCATGTGTGTTGACATATGTACTACTAGTTCTTTAAAAATGACAAGAGAGTATATCCATATATCTCCTGATCCTGAAGATTTCATTTTTGCTCCAACTGAAAAAGGCATACATGGTGTCGATGAGGTGCCAGTAGGCTGGACTAGGGATGAAAATTCTGAGTTATTAGAATTAGATAGAGTTGAAATGGAAATGATTGAAGGAGAAGAAAGATCAAAATCGTTTATTGAATATGTTAAAGGATATAGCAAAGAACAAGCTATGCATGAAGCTGCAAGATGTGTTGAGTGTGGAATTTGTACGGACAGATGCCCTCAACATATGAGAATTCCAGAATATATTAAAGCAATTTGGAAAGACGATCTTAAAGAAGCAGTAAATATATTGCTAAAAGGTGACTTAGAACAAGATATGCTCGGTGCAAACCCATTTTCTTCAGTGTGTGGTAGAGTATGTACTCACAAGTGTGAAGAAGCATGTTCAATTGGAAATAGAGGGGATGCAATTGCAATTAGATGGCTAAAAAGGTACATTGTTGACAACATTTCAAGTTATGAAAACGTTGTTGATTACAAGATCGAACCTAGAAATAAAAAAGTTGCAATTGTAGGTTCAGGACCTGCAGGACTTTCAGCTGCATACTTTTTAGCAACAATGGGATACGAAGTAGAAGTATTTGAAAGTCTTTCAAGGCCTGGAGGTGTTATGAGATATGGTATACCATCTTATAGATTACCAGATGAAGCTTTAGATAAAGATATAGCTTTCATTCAAGCACTTGGAGTAAAAATTCACGTTGGCGTTAGCGTAGGAAAAGATATTCCTCTAATGGAACTAAAAGAAAAATTCGATGCTGTCTATGTTTCAACAGGTTTTACACTTGGAAGAAGCACCAATATTCCTGGAACAGAGCATGAAGATGTAATACAAGCTCTGCCATTATTAAGAGAAATAAGAGACTTTCTAAGAGGTGAAGGTCCAAAACCAAAGATTCCAAAAAGCCTTGTTGTTATTGGTGGCGGTAATGTTGCAATGGACGTTGCAAGATCAATGGCAAGGCTTCAAATGATGGAATATGGTAAAGTAGATGTAAAAGTTTCAAGTTTAGAAAGAACATACGAAGAAATGCCAGCAGACATGGAAGAAATTGAAGAAGGAGCAGAAGAAGGTGTGAAATTCTATCCTGGATGGGGTCCAATAAGAATAATAATTGAAGATGATAAAGTAAAAGGTGTTGAATTTAAAAAATGTCTTGAGGTATTTGATGAAAATCGAAGATTTAATCCAAAATTTGATGAAAATAAAAAAATGGTTTTGGATGCAGATATGGTAGTTGAAGCAATAGGACAAGCCCCTGACTATAGTTACCTCCCCGAAGAATTAAAAGAAAAATTAGAATTTGTAAGAGGAAGAATTGTAACAAACGAATATAGGCAAACATCAATTAAATGGCTTTTTGCTGGTGGTGATATTGTTCACGGTCCTGACATCATCCATGGCGTTGCTGATGGTTATTGGGCGGCAAAAGGTATTGATGAATATTTAAGAAGTGAGGTGAAATAA
- a CDS encoding ferritin-like domain-containing protein produces the protein MSIEDILKLAENFEIEGYKFYMSKKEEIKNSLAKEVLEFLKNMEKEHTEYIRMVRKALEENGEIPTASVDTTKDFFKERFTSQKISKTPSEDDIKDLSILRMALLIEKDFVNYYDKAAKRARELENEQLVKILENLKTWEEGHVELVKKMIEEIYEKNRLDLGFYPF, from the coding sequence ATGTCAATTGAAGACATTTTAAAACTTGCTGAAAATTTTGAAATTGAAGGATACAAATTTTACATGTCAAAAAAAGAAGAAATCAAGAATTCACTTGCAAAAGAAGTTCTCGAATTTCTAAAAAACATGGAAAAAGAACATACTGAATACATTAGAATGGTTAGAAAAGCACTTGAAGAAAACGGCGAAATCCCTACTGCTTCAGTTGATACTACAAAAGATTTTTTCAAAGAAAGATTTACTTCACAGAAGATAAGTAAAACACCTTCTGAAGATGACATAAAAGATTTGTCAATTCTAAGAATGGCTCTTTTAATTGAAAAAGATTTTGTTAATTACTATGATAAGGCTGCAAAACGGGCTAGAGAGCTAGAAAATGAACAATTGGTAAAAATACTAGAAAACTTAAAAACATGGGAAGAAGGCCATGTAGAATTGGTTAAAAAAATGATTGAAGAAATATACGAAAAAAATAGACTTGATCTTGGATTTTATCCTTTCTAA
- a CDS encoding nucleotide sugar dehydrogenase, whose protein sequence is MSKLYEKILNKSAIIGVMGMGYVGLPLAVEKARAGYNVIGFDIQQKRVDMINEGKNYIGDVNNEELKQLVNEKRLRATTNFEELENCDVISICVPTPLDKFKQPDLSYIIQTAEDISKRLHREQLIILESTTYPGTTEEVVLPILLKSGLEVGKDFYLAFSPERVDPGNIRYKTRNTPKVVGGVTSECTKYAKALYENVLDAPIFPVSSPKTAEMSKILENTFRLVNIALVQEMTKVAEKMNVNIWEVIDAASTKPFGYMPFYPGPGIGGHCIPIDPFYLSYKAREYDLHLMLVEQAGQVADEMPYYVVQRLGDILNEFKKPFNGSKILVLGVAYKGNIDDMRESPALKVIEILERKKAEVYYFDPFIPEFSLNGKSYKSIDLDKEVLKKFDGAIITTAHTIGIDYEYIIENLPFVFDTKNVLKNFKNRENIYVL, encoded by the coding sequence ATGTCAAAATTGTACGAAAAAATATTAAACAAAAGTGCTATTATTGGTGTAATGGGAATGGGATATGTTGGACTTCCACTTGCAGTTGAAAAGGCAAGAGCTGGATACAACGTCATTGGATTTGATATACAACAAAAGAGAGTAGATATGATTAATGAAGGGAAAAATTATATTGGAGATGTTAATAATGAAGAATTAAAACAACTTGTAAATGAAAAAAGGCTTAGAGCCACTACCAATTTTGAAGAACTTGAAAATTGTGATGTAATAAGTATTTGTGTTCCCACACCACTTGATAAATTTAAACAGCCAGATCTTTCATACATTATTCAAACTGCCGAAGATATTTCTAAAAGGCTCCATCGTGAACAGTTAATAATTTTAGAGAGTACAACTTATCCTGGAACCACTGAAGAAGTTGTCTTACCTATACTCCTTAAATCTGGACTTGAGGTAGGTAAAGATTTTTACCTTGCATTTAGTCCTGAAAGAGTTGATCCAGGAAACATAAGATATAAAACGAGAAATACTCCAAAGGTAGTTGGTGGAGTAACCAGTGAATGTACAAAATACGCAAAAGCATTGTATGAAAATGTGCTCGATGCTCCGATATTCCCAGTAAGCTCTCCTAAAACCGCTGAAATGTCTAAGATTCTTGAAAACACTTTTAGATTAGTAAATATTGCATTAGTTCAAGAGATGACAAAAGTTGCTGAAAAAATGAATGTTAATATTTGGGAAGTAATAGATGCAGCTTCAACTAAACCATTTGGTTATATGCCATTTTATCCAGGCCCAGGTATAGGTGGACATTGTATTCCTATCGACCCATTTTACCTATCTTACAAAGCAAGAGAATACGATCTTCATTTAATGCTTGTGGAACAGGCAGGTCAAGTTGCAGATGAAATGCCTTATTATGTTGTCCAAAGACTCGGCGATATTTTAAATGAATTTAAAAAACCTTTTAATGGTAGTAAAATATTAGTCCTAGGAGTTGCATACAAAGGAAATATAGATGACATGAGAGAAAGCCCCGCATTAAAAGTAATAGAAATATTAGAAAGAAAAAAAGCAGAGGTATATTATTTTGATCCATTTATACCAGAATTTTCTCTAAACGGAAAAAGTTACAAATCCATAGATCTTGATAAAGAAGTCCTTAAAAAATTTGACGGAGCAATTATAACAACTGCTCATACAATTGGAATAGATTATGAATATATAATAGAAAATTTACCATTTGTTTTTGACACCAAAAATGTTTTAAAAAACTTTAAAAACAGAGAAAATATATATGTTTTATAA
- a CDS encoding glucosaminidase domain-containing protein, with protein MRKITFSVIIIAFLFLNFYTIDSEFEYFQFFESEINVKFDDWKELKKYFEKIGYFSIKNPPNIIVKSLPKNLSEAPVAEKKELFVKIMIPLIRKVNQEILMERKEILKAKENGDLKVLEFYMKKYDANDYDELLLKVNAIPEDIALAQAAVESAWGTSRFAIEANNIFGEWTFTPGTGIVPNDRPDGEIYEVEYFKSLLDSMRSYALNLNKLPYYEDFRLIRAGIKKGHPADGLINYSQMREKYVEIIKTVIKNLPRL; from the coding sequence ATGAGAAAAATAACTTTTTCGGTTATAATTATAGCATTTTTGTTTTTAAACTTTTATACTATTGATTCAGAATTTGAGTATTTTCAATTTTTTGAATCAGAAATAAATGTAAAATTTGATGATTGGAAAGAATTAAAAAAATATTTTGAAAAGATAGGGTATTTTTCAATTAAAAATCCCCCTAATATTATTGTTAAATCATTGCCAAAAAACCTTTCTGAAGCTCCAGTTGCTGAAAAAAAGGAATTATTTGTAAAAATAATGATCCCATTAATTCGAAAGGTTAATCAAGAAATTCTTATGGAAAGAAAGGAAATCTTAAAAGCAAAGGAAAATGGTGATTTAAAAGTTTTAGAGTTTTATATGAAAAAATATGACGCAAATGATTATGATGAGCTATTATTAAAAGTAAATGCTATTCCTGAGGACATAGCACTTGCACAGGCTGCCGTTGAATCTGCTTGGGGAACAAGTAGATTTGCTATTGAAGCGAATAATATTTTTGGAGAGTGGACTTTTACACCAGGAACTGGTATTGTTCCAAATGATAGACCAGATGGTGAAATTTACGAAGTGGAATATTTTAAAAGTCTTTTGGATTCTATGAGAAGCTATGCTTTGAATTTAAACAAATTACCATATTATGAAGATTTTAGACTTATAAGGGCCGGAATAAAAAAAGGCCATCCAGCTGATGGCCTTATCAATTATTCACAAATGAGAGAGAAATATGTTGAGATAATTAAGACTGTCATTAAAAATTTACCAAGGTTATAA
- a CDS encoding TIGR00266 family protein — translation MLFKTDFRGSYAILFVELEIGETIVAEPGAMVSMEGDIEVNTSTGGIFKALKRAFLGGEHFFLNKYISHSKSKISFAPLLPGDIEVIDIKNGFFLQSTSYLASQETISIDTKFGGFKTFFSGEGFFLLKLSGYGKAAISAFGGIYHKELEPGEAITVDTGHIVGFDETVKYSVRTFGGIKSTLFGGEGLVVDLVGPGRVYIQTRNSPAFINWIRNLIPRDTASK, via the coding sequence ATGCTTTTTAAGACTGATTTTAGAGGTTCATACGCTATATTGTTTGTTGAACTTGAAATTGGTGAAACCATTGTAGCTGAACCTGGCGCAATGGTTTCAATGGAAGGAGATATTGAAGTAAATACATCTACAGGAGGAATATTTAAAGCCTTAAAAAGAGCATTTTTAGGAGGAGAACACTTTTTTCTTAATAAGTATATTTCACATAGCAAAAGCAAAATTTCATTTGCCCCACTCCTACCAGGTGATATTGAAGTAATAGATATCAAAAATGGTTTTTTCCTTCAATCTACCTCATATCTTGCAAGCCAAGAAACAATATCAATTGATACAAAATTTGGCGGATTCAAAACTTTCTTTTCCGGTGAAGGATTCTTTTTATTAAAACTTTCTGGATATGGAAAAGCCGCTATATCTGCCTTCGGTGGAATTTATCACAAAGAACTTGAACCTGGAGAGGCAATTACTGTTGATACTGGTCATATTGTAGGGTTTGATGAAACAGTAAAGTATTCTGTTAGAACATTTGGCGGAATAAAATCAACTCTTTTTGGTGGTGAAGGTCTCGTAGTTGATCTTGTTGGCCCAGGAAGAGTTTATATACAAACAAGAAATTCTCCTGCATTCATTAACTGGATTAGAAATCTTATACCTAGAGATACCGCAAGTAAGTAA